A window of Juglans regia cultivar Chandler chromosome 7, Walnut 2.0, whole genome shotgun sequence contains these coding sequences:
- the LOC109007120 gene encoding 1-aminocyclopropane-1-carboxylate oxidase homolog 1-like: MVITGAGESLSGDSLNYDRQRELKAFDESKSGVKGLVDAGVAKIPRIFVRPPEELALEDQNSGDLTNTQFVVPVIDLGDIIVRRADKVAGVRRAAEEVGFFQVVNHGIPKKLLEDVLKAVRGFHELPREVKADYYTRELMRKVKFGSNFDLYESSFANWRDTLFCVMGPEPLDPQELPPVCRDVTIQYSKQARQLGINLLELLSEALGLNPNHLIDLDCAKGTLILSHYYPACPEPELTMGTSKHSDPDFLTILLQDHIGGLQILHQERWIDVPPVPGALVVNIGDLLQLISNDRYKSVEHRVLANNIGPRVSVACFFTPHLYPSTRIYGPIRELLSEDSPPVYRETSVQDFIAYYDQKGLDGVSALTHFKLQRGSDF; the protein is encoded by the exons CGGCGCCGGGGAATCACTATCCGGAGATTCCCTCAACTATGACCGTCAACGGGAGCTGAAGGCCTTCGACGAGTCCAAGTCCGGTGTCAAAGGTCTTGTGGATGCTGGTGTCGCCAAAATCCCGAGAATTTTCGTCCGGCCGCCGGAGGAGCTCGCACTGGAGGACCAAAATTCCGGCGATCTAACCAACACCCAATTTGTAGTTCCGGTCATCGACCTTGGTGACATCATTGTCAGGCGCGCCGATAAAGTTGCTGGTGTCCGGCGAGCCGCCGAGGAGGTGGGGTTCTTTCAGGTGGTAAACCACGGAATTCCGAAAAAGTTATTGGAGGATGTGCTGAAGGCGGTGCGTGGATTCCACGAGCTGCCAAGGGAGGTGAAGGCAGATTATTATACGAGGGAGTTGATGAGAAAGGTGAAGTTTGGGAGCAACTTTGATTTGTACGAGTCCAGCTTTGCTAACTGGAGGGATACTTTGTTTTGTGTTATGGGTCCTGAGCCTCTTGACCCTCAAGAATTGCCTCCTGTCTGCAG AGACGTAACTATTCAGTATTCTAAGCAAGCCCGTCAATTGGGGATCAATTTGCTTGAATTGTTATCAGAAGCACTTGGGCTCAATCCCAACCATCTTATCGACCTGGATTGTGCAAAGGGGACTCTTATTCTTAGTCACTACTATCCTGCGTGCCCTGAGCCTGAACTGACTATGGGCACAAGCAAACACTCGGATCCTGATTTTCTCACCATCTTACTTCAAGACCACATTGGTGGGCTTCAAATTCTTCATCAAGAGCGCTGGATTGATGTTCCCCCTGTGCCCGGAGCTCTAGTGGTAAACATTGGAGATCTCTTGCAG CTCATATCTAATGACAGATATAAAAGTGTAGAACACCGAGTGCTAGCAAACAATATAGGACCAAGAGTATCTGTTGCATGCTTTTTCACTCCTCACCTTTATCCGTCAACAAGAATTTATGGCCCCATCAGGGAATTGCTGTCAGAAGATAGTCCCCCTGTATACAGGGAAACCTCGGTGCAAGATTTCATCGCTTACTATGATCAGAAAGGACTTGATGGGGTCTCTGCCCTAACGCATTTCAAGTTGCAAAGGGGATCTGACTTTTAA